A window from Methylocystis sp. MJC1 encodes these proteins:
- the alaS gene encoding alanine--tRNA ligase yields the protein MSSVNQIRSTFLDYYVRNGHEKVASSPLVPHNDPTLMFTNAGMVQFKNVFTGVEKRHQARATSSQKCVRAGGKHNDLDNVGYTARHHTFFEMLGNFSFGDYFKEGAIELAWGLISREFQLPIDRLLVTVYHDDDEAYGLWKKIAGFHDSRIIRISSSDNFWSMGDTGPCGPCSEIFYDQGEALAGGPPGSPDEDGDRFLEFWNLVFMQYDQVAPGQRAPLPRPSIDTGMGLERIAALLQGVTSNYEIDLFRALTGAVADFTNVPVNGPHAASHRVIADHLRASSFLVADGVTPSNEGRGYVLRRIMRRAMRHAQLLGAQDPLMWRLVPTLVAEMGQAYPELLRAQALIVDTLKTEETRFRATLTRGLAILDEETAGLTEGAKFSGETAFKLYDTYGFPLDLTEDALRPRGIAVDKDGFDAAMGRQRAEARKAWAGSGDTATETLWFALKERIGATEFLGYDAEKSEGVVTALVHDGGEAFILKEGQRGSVILNQTPFYGESGGQVGDVGVIRGKGLRFRVENTLKKLGDLIVHDGVVEEGEIVPGLALELDVDHERRKATRANHSATHILHEALRQVLGDHVAQKGSLVAPERLRFDFTHPKPLTDEELSRVEALANEIVQDNAPVDTRVMAQDEAIESGARALFGEKYGDEVRVVSMGRPDPGVHHAFSVELCGGTHVSRTGDIGLISIVGESAVASGVRRIEARTAEGARTLLVSQARALQDIATLIRAPLDEAPNRLALLLEDRKRLERELGDAKRKLALGGGGGPAAGPEAREIGGVKLLIRAVEGIDAKDLKSLVDDAKKNIGSGVVAFASASPDGKAGIVVGVTDDLAQKYSAVEFVRAAAVALGGKGGGGRSDLAQAGGPNAAAIDQALACVEEALRTKAAE from the coding sequence ATGAGCAGCGTCAACCAGATACGCTCCACCTTCCTCGATTACTACGTCCGCAACGGCCATGAGAAGGTCGCGTCCTCTCCCCTCGTTCCGCATAACGATCCCACGCTGATGTTCACCAATGCGGGGATGGTGCAATTCAAAAACGTCTTCACCGGCGTCGAGAAACGCCATCAGGCGCGCGCGACCTCCTCGCAGAAATGCGTGCGCGCCGGCGGCAAGCACAATGACCTCGACAATGTCGGCTACACGGCGCGCCACCACACCTTCTTTGAGATGCTGGGGAATTTCTCCTTCGGCGATTATTTCAAGGAAGGCGCAATCGAGCTCGCCTGGGGTCTGATCAGCCGCGAGTTCCAACTTCCAATCGACCGTCTCCTCGTCACCGTCTACCACGATGACGACGAGGCTTACGGGCTCTGGAAGAAGATCGCCGGCTTCCACGACAGCCGGATCATCCGCATTTCCAGCTCCGACAATTTCTGGAGCATGGGCGACACGGGTCCCTGCGGGCCTTGCTCGGAAATCTTCTACGATCAAGGCGAAGCCTTGGCTGGTGGTCCCCCGGGCAGCCCCGATGAGGACGGCGACCGCTTTCTGGAATTCTGGAACCTGGTCTTCATGCAATACGACCAGGTCGCGCCGGGCCAACGCGCGCCCCTCCCCCGTCCGTCGATCGACACAGGCATGGGCCTCGAGCGCATTGCCGCCCTGCTCCAGGGCGTCACCTCGAATTACGAGATCGATCTCTTCCGCGCCTTGACGGGCGCCGTCGCAGACTTCACCAACGTGCCGGTCAACGGCCCGCACGCGGCGAGCCACCGCGTGATCGCAGACCATCTGCGCGCCTCCTCCTTCCTCGTCGCCGACGGCGTAACGCCTTCGAATGAAGGGCGCGGCTATGTCCTGCGGCGGATCATGCGCCGCGCCATGCGCCATGCGCAGCTGCTCGGGGCGCAAGACCCGCTGATGTGGCGCCTCGTGCCGACGCTCGTCGCGGAAATGGGCCAGGCATATCCCGAGCTCTTGCGCGCCCAGGCGCTGATTGTCGATACGCTCAAAACCGAAGAAACGCGCTTCCGCGCCACGCTTACGCGCGGTCTCGCAATTCTCGACGAAGAGACCGCCGGGCTGACCGAGGGCGCGAAATTTTCAGGCGAAACCGCCTTCAAGCTCTACGACACATATGGCTTCCCGCTCGACCTCACCGAGGACGCGCTGCGCCCGCGCGGCATCGCCGTCGACAAGGACGGCTTCGACGCCGCTATGGGCCGCCAGCGTGCGGAAGCCCGCAAGGCCTGGGCCGGCTCCGGCGATACAGCTACCGAAACGCTTTGGTTCGCCCTGAAGGAACGCATCGGGGCCACGGAATTCCTCGGCTATGACGCCGAAAAGAGCGAAGGCGTCGTCACCGCGCTCGTCCACGACGGCGGCGAGGCCTTCATTCTCAAAGAGGGCCAGCGTGGATCAGTGATCCTCAACCAAACGCCCTTCTATGGCGAGTCGGGCGGCCAGGTCGGCGACGTCGGCGTCATCCGCGGCAAAGGCCTGCGCTTCCGCGTCGAGAATACTTTGAAAAAACTCGGCGACCTCATCGTGCATGACGGCGTTGTCGAGGAGGGCGAAATCGTTCCGGGGCTCGCTTTGGAGCTCGATGTCGATCACGAGCGCCGCAAGGCGACGCGCGCCAATCATTCCGCGACGCATATTCTTCATGAGGCGCTTCGCCAGGTTCTCGGCGATCATGTCGCCCAGAAGGGATCGCTGGTCGCGCCCGAACGTCTGCGCTTTGACTTCACCCATCCAAAGCCGCTCACGGACGAAGAGCTTTCGAGGGTCGAAGCCTTGGCTAATGAAATCGTCCAGGACAACGCCCCGGTCGACACCCGCGTCATGGCGCAGGACGAAGCCATTGAATCTGGCGCCCGGGCGCTGTTCGGCGAGAAATATGGCGACGAAGTGCGGGTCGTGAGCATGGGCCGGCCCGACCCCGGCGTACATCACGCTTTCTCCGTGGAGCTCTGCGGCGGCACGCATGTGTCGCGCACAGGCGACATCGGATTGATCTCGATTGTCGGCGAGAGCGCCGTCGCCTCCGGCGTGAGGCGCATCGAGGCGCGCACGGCCGAAGGCGCGCGGACCCTTCTCGTCTCCCAGGCGCGCGCCCTTCAGGATATTGCCACGTTGATTCGCGCTCCCCTCGACGAAGCGCCCAACCGCCTTGCCCTGCTGCTTGAAGACCGCAAGCGCCTCGAACGCGAGCTCGGTGACGCCAAACGCAAACTCGCCCTCGGCGGTGGCGGCGGCCCCGCCGCCGGCCCTGAGGCGCGCGAGATCGGCGGGGTCAAACTACTGATCCGGGCTGTCGAAGGGATCGACGCCAAGGACCTCAAATCGCTTGTCGACGACGCCAAGAAAAACATCGGCTCCGGCGTCGTCGCCTTCGCCAGCGCCTCGCCCGACGGGAAAGCCGGCATTGTCGTTGGCGTCACCGACGATCTCGCGCAAAAATACAGCGCCGTGGAATTCGTTCGGGCGGCTGCTGTCGCGCTTGGCGGCAAAGGCGGCGGCGGCAGATCGGATCTCGCCCAGGCCGGGGGGCCCAACGCCGCCGCGATCGACCAGGCGCTCGCCTGCGTCGAGGAGGCGCTCCGCACGAAGGCCGCGGAATGA